Proteins encoded together in one Acidobacteriota bacterium window:
- the thpR gene encoding RNA 2',3'-cyclic phosphodiesterase produces the protein MDIVRAFIAIDLAPEIKERLQSLVGELRAARADVRWIEANGMHLTLKFLGEIDDDRALRVREALASAASRHHPFSLRLEGTGAFPTERSPRVLWAGCAAGPELAALQEDLELALEAEGFEREARAFKPHLTLGRVKGPGRIDKAMAELARHRDESFGAMTVGKIILFESLLRPQGAEYRSIAEAILS, from the coding sequence GTGGATATCGTGAGAGCCTTCATCGCCATCGACCTCGCCCCGGAGATCAAGGAGCGCCTCCAGTCCCTCGTCGGGGAGCTCCGGGCTGCCCGGGCCGATGTCCGCTGGATCGAGGCAAACGGGATGCACCTGACGCTCAAGTTCCTGGGCGAGATCGACGACGACCGGGCGCTCCGGGTCCGGGAGGCCTTGGCTTCGGCGGCTTCCCGCCATCATCCTTTCTCCCTGCGGCTCGAGGGCACCGGGGCCTTCCCGACCGAGAGGAGCCCGCGGGTCCTCTGGGCGGGCTGCGCCGCGGGGCCGGAGCTGGCCGCCCTGCAGGAGGATCTCGAGCTGGCGCTCGAGGCCGAGGGCTTCGAGCGCGAGGCCCGGGCTTTCAAGCCCCACCTGACGCTCGGCCGGGTCAAGGGACCGGGCCGGATCGACAAGGCCATGGCCGAGCTGGCCAGGCATCGCGATGAATCCTTCGGCGCCATGACCGTCGGCAAGATCATCCTGTTCGAGAGCCTGCTTCGCCCCCAGGGCGCCGAATACCGCTCCATCGCGGAGGCGATCCTGTCATGA
- a CDS encoding NAD(P)H-dependent glycerol-3-phosphate dehydrogenase: MNVSVLGGGSWGSAFARYLGSIGLPVSLWIREEDIYHEALETRENKAFLPGFRFPEAVSFSDDARAAAAAGDAVFIAVPSQFCRAVYARIAPVLRRDQVVVSLTKGFDKKTLMRMSQVMEEVFRPQIRPRLAVLSGPSFAKEVAAGHPTALVIASRDPGAAREVQHLISSVALRAYTSTDVTGVEVAGALKNVVAIAAGIADSMKFGLNTRAALITRGLVEITNLGLALGARRETFSGLAGIGDLVLTCTGELSRNHRVGHELGRGRSLREILAGMRMVAEGVHTTVAARRISRALGVEMPISEEIYQVLYRGKSPQKAVEELMCRTLKAE, from the coding sequence ATGAACGTTTCCGTTCTTGGCGGCGGCAGCTGGGGGTCGGCCTTCGCCCGCTACCTCGGCTCGATCGGCCTGCCGGTATCGTTGTGGATCCGGGAAGAGGACATCTACCATGAGGCTCTCGAGACCCGGGAGAACAAGGCTTTCCTGCCCGGCTTCCGTTTTCCCGAGGCCGTGAGCTTCAGCGACGACGCCCGCGCGGCGGCGGCGGCCGGCGACGCCGTCTTCATCGCCGTTCCCTCGCAGTTCTGCCGGGCCGTCTACGCCCGGATCGCCCCGGTCCTGCGGCGGGACCAGGTCGTGGTCAGCCTGACCAAGGGCTTCGACAAGAAGACCCTGATGCGGATGAGCCAGGTCATGGAGGAGGTCTTCCGGCCTCAGATCCGCCCTCGCCTGGCCGTCCTGTCCGGCCCGAGCTTCGCCAAGGAGGTCGCCGCCGGCCACCCCACGGCCCTGGTGATCGCCTCGCGCGATCCCGGCGCGGCCCGCGAGGTTCAGCACCTCATCTCCAGCGTGGCCCTTCGGGCTTACACCTCGACCGACGTGACCGGTGTCGAGGTGGCCGGGGCGCTGAAGAACGTCGTCGCCATCGCCGCCGGCATCGCCGACTCGATGAAATTCGGCCTGAACACCCGGGCCGCGCTGATCACCCGGGGCCTGGTCGAGATCACCAACCTCGGGCTGGCCCTGGGGGCCCGCCGGGAGACATTCTCCGGCCTGGCCGGGATCGGCGACCTCGTCCTGACCTGCACCGGGGAGCTGAGCCGCAACCACCGCGTCGGCCATGAGCTCGGCCGGGGACGGAGCCTCCGGGAGATCCTGGCCGGGATGCGCATGGTCGCCGAGGGCGTCCACACGACCGTGGCCGCCCGCCGCATCTCCCGGGCCCTCGGGGTGGAGATGCCCATTTCCGAAGAGATCTACCAGGTACTCTACCGCGGCAAGTCGCCCCAGAAAGCCGTGGAAGAGCTGATGTGCCGGACGCTCAAAGCGGAGTGA
- the plsY gene encoding glycerol-3-phosphate 1-O-acyltransferase PlsY produces MRILMIIASYLAGSIPTGYLLVRLAGKKDVRKYGSGGTGATNVFRLKGWKTALPVAVIDVAKGFLPVFLASRWFADPVFAAFCGLAAVAGHCFPFSIGFRGGKGVATSLGVFAAIAWAPCLGCLGLFFLIVGLTRYVSLGSIIASLAFPLTVFATGGSRPAAAVALAIALLVIARHRGNIGRILDGTERKLGEKVS; encoded by the coding sequence ATGAGGATCCTGATGATCATCGCTTCGTATCTCGCCGGGTCCATCCCGACCGGTTACCTGCTCGTCCGGCTGGCCGGGAAGAAGGACGTCCGGAAATACGGCAGCGGCGGCACGGGGGCGACCAACGTGTTCCGGCTCAAGGGCTGGAAGACGGCGCTGCCGGTGGCCGTGATCGACGTCGCCAAGGGGTTCCTGCCGGTCTTCCTGGCCTCGAGGTGGTTCGCCGACCCCGTCTTCGCGGCGTTCTGCGGGCTCGCGGCCGTCGCCGGCCACTGCTTTCCGTTCTCCATCGGCTTCCGCGGCGGCAAGGGCGTCGCCACTTCCCTCGGCGTTTTCGCGGCCATCGCCTGGGCCCCGTGCCTGGGCTGCCTGGGCCTGTTCTTCCTCATCGTCGGCCTGACGCGCTACGTGTCGCTGGGCTCGATCATCGCCTCGCTCGCCTTTCCCCTGACCGTTTTCGCCACGGGGGGCTCCCGGCCGGCGGCCGCCGTCGCCCTGGCCATCGCCCTCCTGGTCATCGCCCGCCACCGCGGGAACATCGGGCGCATCCTGGACGGCACGGAACGAAAGCTTGGAGAAAAGGTCTCATGA
- the asnS gene encoding asparagine--tRNA ligase has protein sequence MDWVYIEDISAHDGQDVEIRGWVYNKRSSGKVRFLLVRDGTGIIQATAFSAEKDSLLFQQFDRLTQESSLIVRGRVRADTRAPGGFELSMAELEIVQIAADYPITLKEHSTPFLMEHRHLWLRSSRQHAILRVRAEVIKAIRDFFDGRGFRLMDTPILTPSACEGTTTLFETEYFDQKAYLSQSGQLYNEATAMAFGKVYCFGPTFRAEKSKTRRHLIEFWMCEPEVAFATLQDIMALGEDLIIFIMERVLTRRRIELETLERDPKPLEAIKKPFPRLTYDEAVPILREKGSTIEWGGDFGAPEETIISELYASPVCVTHFPTAIKAFYMQPAPENPDVVLGVDFLASEGYGEVIGGGQRIHDPVLLEKRLEEHKLPREAYEWYLDLRKYGSVPHSGFGMGIERMVSWICGVKHIRETIPFPRLLYRIYP, from the coding sequence ATGGATTGGGTTTACATCGAGGATATCTCCGCCCACGACGGCCAGGACGTCGAGATCCGCGGCTGGGTCTACAACAAGCGCTCCTCCGGCAAGGTCCGCTTCCTCCTCGTCCGCGACGGCACGGGCATCATCCAAGCCACGGCTTTCAGCGCCGAGAAGGACTCCCTGCTCTTCCAGCAGTTCGACCGCCTGACCCAGGAATCCTCGCTCATCGTCCGCGGCCGGGTCCGGGCCGACACGCGCGCCCCGGGCGGCTTCGAGCTGTCCATGGCCGAGCTCGAGATCGTCCAGATCGCCGCGGACTACCCGATCACGCTCAAGGAGCACAGCACCCCGTTCCTGATGGAGCACCGTCACCTCTGGCTGCGCTCCTCGCGGCAGCACGCCATCCTGCGCGTCCGGGCCGAGGTCATCAAGGCCATCCGCGACTTCTTCGACGGCCGCGGCTTCCGCCTGATGGACACGCCCATCCTGACCCCGAGCGCCTGCGAGGGCACGACGACGCTCTTCGAGACCGAGTACTTCGACCAGAAGGCCTACCTCAGCCAGAGCGGCCAGCTCTACAACGAGGCCACGGCCATGGCCTTCGGCAAGGTCTACTGCTTCGGGCCGACGTTCCGGGCCGAGAAATCGAAGACCCGCCGCCATCTCATCGAGTTCTGGATGTGCGAGCCCGAGGTCGCCTTCGCCACGCTCCAGGACATCATGGCCCTCGGCGAGGACCTGATCATCTTCATCATGGAGCGGGTCCTGACCAGGCGCCGGATCGAGCTCGAGACCCTGGAGCGGGACCCCAAGCCCCTCGAGGCCATCAAGAAGCCCTTCCCCCGCCTGACCTACGACGAGGCCGTGCCGATCCTGCGGGAAAAGGGCTCGACCATCGAGTGGGGCGGCGATTTCGGCGCGCCCGAAGAGACCATCATCTCCGAGCTCTACGCCTCGCCCGTCTGCGTGACGCACTTTCCCACGGCCATCAAGGCCTTTTACATGCAGCCCGCTCCGGAGAACCCCGACGTCGTGCTGGGCGTCGACTTCCTGGCCTCCGAGGGCTACGGCGAGGTCATCGGCGGCGGCCAGCGCATCCATGACCCGGTCCTGCTCGAGAAGCGGCTCGAGGAGCACAAGCTGCCCCGCGAGGCCTACGAGTGGTATCTCGACCTGCGCAAGTACGGCAGCGTCCCGCATTCGGGCTTCGGCATGGGCATCGAGCGGATGGTCTCCTGGATCTGCGGCGTCAAGCACATCCGCGAAACGATCCCCTTCCCCCGGCTCCTCTACAGGATCTATCCTTGA
- the ahcY gene encoding adenosylhomocysteinase, whose protein sequence is MDCDIKDPGLAGKGKLRMEWAARSMPVVEAIKSAFAKERPLKGVRIAACLHVTSETANLMEALKLGGADVRLCASNPLSTQDDITATLVKHHKIPVFAIKGEDPATYYRHILQALEHRPTITMDDGADLVSVTHSKRQDLLPGILAGTEETTTGVIRLKSMAKSGVLRYPIVAVNDAQTKHLFDNRYGTGQSTLDGILRATNVLLAGLRFVVAGYGMCGRGVALRARGAGAHVIVTEIDPIRAIEAVMDGYEVMPMADAAPLGDIFLTVTGNKAVVRKEHFRLMKDGAIVANAGHFNVEIDIPALESMARSKRRVRDFVDEYTLADGRRIHLLGEGRLINLAAAEGHPAMVMDMSFANQALSVRWLLGQAESLPKSVFPVPEEIDREIAAMKLASMGAAVDKLTAAQKKYLAGWQEGT, encoded by the coding sequence ATGGATTGCGACATCAAGGACCCGGGCCTGGCCGGGAAGGGCAAGCTGAGGATGGAATGGGCCGCGCGGTCCATGCCCGTGGTCGAGGCGATCAAGAGCGCCTTCGCCAAGGAACGGCCTCTCAAGGGCGTCCGCATCGCGGCCTGCCTGCACGTCACTTCGGAGACGGCCAACCTGATGGAGGCCCTCAAGCTCGGCGGGGCCGACGTCCGCCTCTGCGCTTCCAACCCCCTCAGCACCCAGGATGACATCACGGCCACCCTGGTCAAGCATCACAAGATACCGGTCTTCGCCATCAAGGGGGAGGACCCCGCGACCTATTACCGCCACATCCTCCAGGCCCTCGAGCACCGTCCGACCATCACCATGGACGACGGCGCCGACCTGGTCTCGGTGACGCATTCCAAGAGGCAGGACCTCCTGCCCGGCATCCTGGCCGGGACCGAGGAAACGACCACCGGGGTCATCCGGCTGAAGAGCATGGCCAAGAGCGGCGTCCTCCGCTATCCCATCGTCGCTGTCAACGACGCCCAGACGAAACACCTCTTCGACAACCGGTACGGCACCGGCCAGAGCACCCTCGACGGCATCCTCCGGGCCACCAACGTCCTCCTGGCGGGGCTCCGCTTCGTCGTGGCCGGCTACGGCATGTGCGGCCGGGGCGTGGCCCTCCGGGCCCGGGGAGCCGGGGCGCATGTCATCGTCACCGAGATCGACCCCATCCGGGCCATCGAGGCCGTCATGGACGGCTATGAGGTCATGCCCATGGCCGACGCGGCGCCGCTCGGGGACATCTTTCTGACCGTCACCGGCAACAAGGCGGTCGTCCGCAAGGAGCACTTCCGGCTCATGAAGGACGGGGCCATCGTGGCCAACGCCGGGCATTTCAACGTCGAGATCGACATCCCGGCCCTCGAGTCCATGGCCCGCTCTAAGCGGCGGGTGCGCGATTTCGTCGACGAGTACACGCTGGCGGACGGCCGCCGCATCCACCTGCTGGGAGAAGGGCGCCTGATCAACCTGGCCGCGGCCGAGGGACATCCGGCCATGGTCATGGACATGAGCTTCGCCAACCAGGCCCTGAGCGTGCGCTGGCTGCTCGGGCAGGCCGAGAGCCTGCCCAAGTCCGTCTTCCCGGTGCCCGAGGAGATCGACCGGGAGATCGCGGCCATGAAGCTCGCGTCGATGGGCGCCGCGGTCGACAAGCTGACGGCGGCTCAGAAGAAATACCTCGCGGGTTGGCAGGAAGGCACCTGA
- a CDS encoding tetratricopeptide repeat protein, translating to MRVKAIAVVTICASLAFCASSQAKVQRAREKDPKYQYNLGLFYLNQSDIDNAVRYLVKSLTLDTRYYLAWNALGLAHSMRGRLDESAKAYQKCLEINPRFTEAHNNLGTVYQGMNQLDKAEEEFRRALADLTYQNRELPYCNLARLYVLQGRLDEALDNADKAIQIKPRLAMAHNIRGQVLEKKNDLDGAVSAYEAAVKIVPEDLLFNYNLGAACFKNGDYARSKEVFLKIQGKITDPDTRDTIARYLRLIGEQK from the coding sequence ATGCGAGTCAAAGCCATAGCCGTCGTGACGATTTGCGCCAGCCTCGCTTTCTGCGCCTCGTCGCAGGCCAAGGTGCAGCGGGCCCGGGAGAAGGACCCCAAGTACCAGTACAACCTCGGCTTGTTCTACCTGAACCAGAGCGACATCGACAACGCCGTCAGGTACCTGGTCAAGTCCCTGACCCTCGATACCCGCTACTACCTGGCCTGGAACGCCCTGGGGCTGGCCCATTCCATGCGCGGGCGCCTGGACGAATCGGCCAAGGCCTACCAGAAATGCCTGGAGATCAATCCCAGGTTCACCGAGGCCCACAACAACCTGGGCACGGTCTACCAGGGGATGAACCAGCTCGACAAGGCCGAGGAGGAGTTTCGCAGGGCCCTGGCCGACCTGACCTATCAGAATCGGGAGCTTCCCTACTGCAATCTGGCCCGGCTCTATGTCCTGCAGGGCCGGCTGGACGAGGCCCTCGATAACGCCGACAAGGCCATCCAGATCAAGCCGCGCCTGGCCATGGCCCATAATATCCGCGGCCAGGTCCTGGAGAAGAAGAACGACCTCGACGGCGCCGTGTCCGCCTACGAGGCGGCCGTCAAGATCGTGCCCGAGGACCTGCTCTTCAATTACAACCTGGGCGCGGCCTGCTTCAAGAACGGGGACTACGCCCGGTCCAAGGAGGTCTTCCTCAAGATCCAGGGGAAGATCACGGACCCGGACACGCGGGATACGATCGCCCGCTATCTGAGGCTGATCGGCGAACAGAAATAG
- a CDS encoding pitrilysin family protein, whose protein sequence is MRKTAQTLILAALIAFPGPMSAEAQEAAAAPFPFAFQTYRLRNGLRVVLAEDPRLPLVTVAVGYAAGSLREKPGQEGLAYLLENLMFQGSENVPPLQHLTYVQKVGGELNATTTPDKALFYETLPSNQLPLALWLESDRMKSLVITPAAIERTRSELVDEYKARTAADPYYATFSQFDMLLFPDPLYGHPLVDANLAGIAEADVLEFHRTYYVPNNAVLCVVGNIDPGRARELVARYFETIPSGPDVPAVPPSQFQRLNDAVVRFARIPGGNAGFHMGFRFSPLQPGDSECLRLLEYVLLDGETSRLRNRLLRRDLTARYLTGGLDERPGVGTLKIFAFCTNAILVARSEKAVLSEIDKLKTNTVSQDDINKARRRLKQDYYDRLSTNMGKARFLVDAFLAGQDQEAIRRDLGRVLSVSPQNLLSFAAKYFIPQNRVVLEFGPQ, encoded by the coding sequence ATGAGGAAAACGGCCCAGACCCTTATCTTGGCCGCCTTGATCGCGTTTCCCGGGCCGATGTCCGCGGAGGCGCAGGAGGCCGCCGCGGCGCCGTTCCCCTTTGCCTTCCAGACCTACCGGCTGCGCAACGGGCTGCGGGTCGTCCTGGCCGAGGATCCCCGTCTTCCGCTGGTGACGGTGGCCGTCGGCTACGCGGCGGGCTCCCTGCGCGAGAAGCCGGGCCAGGAGGGCCTGGCCTACCTCCTGGAGAACCTGATGTTCCAGGGATCGGAGAACGTCCCCCCCTTGCAGCACCTGACCTACGTCCAGAAGGTCGGGGGGGAGCTCAATGCCACGACGACGCCCGACAAGGCCCTGTTCTACGAGACCCTGCCTTCGAACCAGCTGCCCCTGGCCCTGTGGCTCGAATCCGACCGGATGAAGTCCCTGGTCATCACGCCGGCGGCCATCGAGCGGACGCGCTCGGAGCTGGTCGACGAATACAAGGCCCGGACGGCCGCCGACCCGTATTACGCCACTTTCTCCCAGTTCGACATGCTCCTCTTCCCCGACCCCCTCTACGGGCATCCCCTGGTCGACGCGAACCTGGCCGGGATCGCCGAGGCCGACGTCCTGGAGTTCCACCGGACCTATTATGTCCCGAACAACGCCGTGCTCTGCGTGGTCGGCAACATCGATCCCGGCCGCGCCCGGGAGCTCGTTGCCCGCTACTTCGAGACCATCCCGTCCGGACCCGATGTCCCTGCCGTGCCGCCTTCGCAGTTCCAGCGCCTGAACGACGCGGTCGTGCGCTTCGCCCGGATCCCGGGCGGGAACGCCGGCTTTCACATGGGCTTCCGCTTCTCCCCCCTGCAGCCGGGCGACTCGGAGTGCCTGCGGCTCCTCGAGTACGTCCTGCTCGACGGCGAAACGTCGCGGCTGCGGAACCGGCTGCTGCGGCGGGACCTGACGGCCCGCTATCTGACCGGCGGCCTGGACGAGCGGCCGGGCGTCGGGACCCTGAAGATCTTCGCCTTCTGCACCAACGCCATCCTGGTCGCGCGCTCCGAGAAGGCCGTCCTCTCCGAGATCGACAAGCTCAAGACGAACACGGTCTCCCAGGACGACATCAACAAGGCGAGGCGCCGGCTCAAGCAGGACTACTACGACCGCCTCTCGACCAATATGGGCAAGGCCCGCTTCCTCGTCGATGCCTTCCTCGCGGGACAGGACCAGGAGGCCATCCGGCGGGATCTCGGCCGGGTCCTGAGCGTCAGCCCCCAGAACCTGCTCAGCTTCGCCGCCAAGTATTTCATCCCGCAGAACCGCGTGGTCCTGGAGTTCGGGCCGCAATGA
- the rimO gene encoding 30S ribosomal protein S12 methylthiotransferase RimO, with the protein MTRPTRGAPGVRRAGKTIALISLGCAKNLVDSEVMLGALKKAGYRPLAHPDRADVVIVNTCGFIGPARAEAEETLARVLRLKRDDPAKRIVAAGCYVERDEAGLRAKFPGVDAWTGVRAFDDIAAIVEGRPSPPAAGTFLYTDASPRVVTSPGAWAYVKVSEGCSHRCAFCAIPLIKGPYVSRDPASVVREARALASLGVKEIDLVSHDTTWFGRDRGRRDGLAGLLDRLARVKGLAWIRFLYGYPGAVSPGLLEVMADPKICRYFDLPFQHADPGVLKAMGRGTDGARSLALVERIRTRLPGAAVRTSLIVGFPGEGRKEFAALRRFVEQARFDHLGVFSYSPEEGTPACRRPDTVRPEEKEERRREIMALQAGISRAHNEGRVGRTIDVLVEGPDPEAPGRWIGRGRFQAPEVDGVVRFSLPAGWPEPPAPIVPVEIVSAGTYDLEGRLVP; encoded by the coding sequence TTGACCCGGCCGACGCGCGGCGCCCCGGGCGTCCGGCGCGCCGGGAAAACGATCGCCCTCATCAGCCTCGGCTGCGCCAAGAACCTCGTCGACAGCGAAGTGATGCTCGGGGCGCTGAAGAAAGCGGGCTACCGGCCGCTGGCCCATCCGGACCGGGCGGACGTCGTCATCGTCAACACCTGCGGCTTCATCGGCCCGGCGCGCGCCGAGGCGGAGGAGACGCTGGCCCGGGTCCTGCGGCTGAAACGGGACGATCCGGCCAAAAGGATCGTCGCCGCCGGCTGCTACGTGGAGCGCGACGAAGCCGGGCTGCGCGCCAAGTTCCCGGGCGTGGACGCCTGGACCGGCGTCAGGGCGTTCGATGATATCGCCGCCATCGTGGAAGGGCGCCCGTCCCCTCCCGCCGCCGGGACATTCCTTTATACCGACGCTTCGCCCCGGGTCGTCACCAGCCCCGGCGCCTGGGCCTATGTCAAGGTCTCGGAAGGCTGCTCCCATCGCTGCGCGTTCTGCGCCATCCCTCTCATCAAGGGGCCCTACGTCTCCAGGGACCCGGCCTCCGTCGTCCGCGAGGCCCGGGCCCTGGCCTCCCTGGGCGTCAAGGAGATCGACCTCGTCTCGCACGACACGACCTGGTTCGGCCGCGACCGCGGCCGCCGCGACGGCCTGGCCGGCCTCCTCGACCGGCTGGCGCGCGTCAAGGGCCTGGCCTGGATCCGTTTCCTGTACGGCTATCCAGGCGCCGTCAGCCCGGGGCTCCTGGAGGTCATGGCCGACCCGAAGATCTGCCGCTACTTCGACCTCCCGTTCCAGCACGCCGATCCGGGGGTCCTCAAGGCCATGGGCCGGGGAACGGACGGGGCCCGGTCCCTCGCTCTGGTCGAGCGCATCCGGACGCGGCTCCCGGGCGCGGCCGTCCGGACCTCCCTCATCGTCGGCTTCCCCGGCGAGGGCCGGAAGGAATTCGCCGCTTTGCGGCGCTTCGTCGAGCAGGCCCGCTTCGACCACCTCGGCGTTTTTTCCTACTCGCCCGAGGAAGGGACGCCGGCCTGCCGCCGGCCAGACACCGTCCGCCCCGAGGAGAAAGAGGAGCGCCGGCGCGAGATCATGGCCCTCCAGGCCGGGATCTCCCGGGCCCATAACGAAGGCCGCGTCGGGCGGACGATCGACGTCCTCGTCGAGGGCCCGGACCCCGAGGCTCCCGGGCGCTGGATCGGGCGCGGCCGTTTCCAGGCGCCCGAGGTCGACGGCGTCGTCCGCTTCAGCCTGCCGGCGGGATGGCCCGAGCCGCCCGCGCCGATCGTCCCGGTCGAGATCGTCTCCGCGGGAACGTACGATCTCGAAGGGAGGCTCGTCCCATGA
- a CDS encoding competence/damage-inducible protein A: MKIEIIAVGSELMTPDFLDTNSLRLTAGLNDIGLGVAFKTIVGDGERDLSVALRTALARAGLVLCMGGLGPTEDDRTRETLARVLRRRLVFRASIREKIRERFRRRGWPMAASNLKQCYVIAGAEVLDNPNGTAPGQWVETRRNRIALLPGPPHEILPMFEKDVLPRLKGLGRGLSARRVIRLTGLGESAMEMRLKPVYAMVRSGVTVTTLAVPGDLSIRLTYTGAGPGDAAEARLDELGSVVERALGPWIYSRDGRGLEEVVGGLLRERGLTIACAESCTGGLIGHRLTEVPGSSEYFLESAVTYSNRAKTKRLGVPTALIERHGAVSAPVARAMALGIRRTAGADIGLAVTGVAGPGGGTARKPVGLVYIAVARGRGAAVECCRFAGGRSQVKFQSSQKALDLIRKSLLPRPPKAL; encoded by the coding sequence ATGAAGATCGAGATCATCGCCGTCGGCTCGGAGCTCATGACGCCGGACTTCCTGGACACGAATTCGCTGCGGCTGACGGCCGGGCTGAATGACATCGGCTTGGGGGTGGCCTTCAAGACCATCGTCGGCGACGGCGAGCGCGATCTGTCGGTCGCCCTGCGCACGGCCCTCGCCCGGGCGGGCCTGGTCCTGTGCATGGGCGGCCTCGGCCCGACCGAGGACGACCGGACCCGCGAGACCCTGGCCAGGGTGCTGCGGCGCAGGCTCGTTTTCCGGGCCTCGATCCGCGAGAAGATCCGGGAGAGGTTCCGTCGCCGGGGCTGGCCCATGGCCGCCTCGAACCTCAAGCAATGCTACGTTATCGCCGGGGCCGAGGTCCTGGACAATCCCAACGGCACGGCCCCGGGCCAGTGGGTCGAGACCCGGCGGAACCGGATCGCCCTCCTGCCCGGCCCGCCCCACGAGATCCTGCCGATGTTCGAGAAGGACGTCCTCCCTCGTCTGAAGGGACTCGGGCGCGGCCTGTCGGCGCGGCGGGTCATCCGGCTGACGGGCCTGGGCGAATCGGCCATGGAGATGCGGCTGAAGCCGGTCTACGCCATGGTGCGGTCCGGGGTGACCGTGACCACCCTGGCCGTGCCCGGCGATCTCTCGATCCGCCTGACGTATACCGGAGCCGGTCCCGGGGACGCGGCCGAAGCGCGGTTGGACGAGCTCGGGAGTGTCGTCGAGCGGGCGCTCGGCCCCTGGATATATTCCCGGGACGGACGGGGCCTCGAGGAGGTCGTCGGGGGGCTCCTTCGGGAGCGGGGCCTGACCATCGCCTGCGCCGAATCCTGCACCGGCGGCCTCATCGGGCACCGGCTGACCGAGGTCCCCGGCAGCTCGGAGTATTTCCTCGAGTCCGCGGTGACCTACTCCAACCGGGCCAAGACGAAGAGGCTGGGCGTGCCGACCGCCCTCATCGAGCGCCACGGCGCGGTCAGCGCGCCCGTGGCCCGGGCCATGGCCCTCGGCATCCGCAGGACCGCGGGCGCCGATATCGGCCTGGCCGTCACCGGCGTGGCCGGCCCCGGCGGCGGCACGGCCCGCAAGCCCGTCGGCCTGGTCTACATCGCCGTGGCCCGCGGCCGCGGCGCGGCGGTCGAGTGCTGCCGCTTCGCCGGCGGCCGCTCGCAGGTCAAGTTCCAGTCCTCTCAGAAGGCGCTCGACCTGATAAGAAAAAGCCTTCTCCCGCGGCCGCCGAAGGCCTTATAA
- a CDS encoding phosphatidylglycerophosphatase A: MKVIGRVLATFFGLGLAPFAPGTVASAAAALLYRFFLRGLAAPLYALAVAAVFFGGVAVSGRYARELGRTDPGRIVVDEVCGQLVALAFLPAGWITVAVSFALFRFFDIIKPWPIRRLERLPGGWGIMADDVGAGLVAAVLARLVLLVV; the protein is encoded by the coding sequence ATGAAGGTCATCGGCCGCGTCCTGGCCACGTTCTTCGGACTCGGCCTGGCTCCCTTCGCCCCGGGCACGGTCGCCAGCGCCGCCGCCGCGCTTCTCTACCGCTTCTTCCTCCGCGGCCTGGCCGCGCCGCTCTACGCGCTCGCCGTCGCCGCCGTCTTCTTCGGCGGCGTCGCTGTCTCCGGGCGCTACGCCCGCGAGCTCGGCCGGACCGACCCCGGACGCATCGTCGTCGACGAGGTCTGCGGCCAGCTCGTCGCCCTGGCCTTCCTGCCGGCGGGCTGGATCACCGTGGCGGTCTCGTTCGCCCTCTTCCGCTTTTTTGATATCATCAAGCCCTGGCCCATCCGCCGGCTCGAGCGGCTTCCGGGCGGCTGGGGCATCATGGCCGATGACGTCGGCGCCGGGCTCGTCGCGGCGGTCCTCGCGCGGCTGGTCCTGCTCGTCGTTTGA